A single region of the Solwaraspora sp. WMMD791 genome encodes:
- a CDS encoding DUF3097 domain-containing protein, which yields MDGDRRYGDDVLAGNWRRRRAVPVLDAELDLVVEDADSGFCGAVVGFESGAVTLEDRHGRRRHFPLEPAAFLLDGQPVTLRRPARPAAATPRQRQRTASGSIAVGSRPARVAQASRIWVEGIHDAALVERIWGDDLRIEGVVVEPLDGIDALADEVATFAPGPQRRLGVLVDHLVPGSKESRLVAAVTSPYVLVTGHPYVDVWQAVKPDRVGLRQWPQIPPGQPWKEGVCAAVGVAEPAQMWRRILGAVRSYQDVETPLINAMERLIDFVTVPPQ from the coding sequence ATGGATGGCGACCGGCGGTACGGAGACGACGTCCTGGCGGGCAACTGGCGCCGTCGGCGCGCCGTTCCCGTCCTGGACGCGGAGTTGGACCTGGTGGTCGAGGACGCCGACTCCGGCTTCTGCGGGGCGGTGGTGGGTTTCGAGTCCGGTGCGGTGACCCTGGAGGACCGGCACGGCCGGCGGCGGCACTTTCCGCTCGAGCCGGCGGCGTTCCTGCTCGACGGCCAGCCGGTGACGTTGCGGCGCCCGGCCCGACCCGCCGCCGCCACGCCCCGGCAGCGCCAGCGCACCGCCTCCGGCTCGATCGCCGTCGGATCCCGGCCGGCCCGGGTCGCCCAGGCCAGCCGGATCTGGGTCGAAGGGATCCACGACGCGGCTCTGGTGGAGCGGATCTGGGGCGACGACCTGCGGATCGAAGGTGTGGTGGTCGAGCCGCTGGACGGCATCGACGCGCTGGCCGACGAGGTCGCGACGTTCGCGCCGGGGCCGCAGCGGCGCCTCGGGGTCCTGGTCGACCATCTGGTGCCCGGTTCGAAGGAGAGCCGCCTCGTCGCCGCGGTCACCTCGCCGTACGTGCTGGTGACCGGGCATCCGTACGTGGACGTGTGGCAGGCGGTGAAACCGGACCGGGTCGGGCTGCGGCAGTGGCCGCAGATCCCGCCCGGCCAGCCGTGGAAGGAAGGTGTCTGCGCGGCGGTCGGGGTGGCCGAGCCGGCGCAGATGTGGCGGCGGATCCTCGGCGCGGTGCGCAGCTACCAGGACGTGGAGACACCGTTGATCAACGCGATGGAGCGGTTGATCGACTTCGTCACCGTACCGCCGCAGTGA
- a CDS encoding rhodanese-like domain-containing protein, which translates to MPPTNPTIDVPAARALLADNPDTLVVDVRTPAEFETAHIDGAINLPLDQVDAHLNRIVADAGGRILLICQSGNRAHQACGKLARAGLDSATVLTGGMGAWIAAGGPVNRGRQRWSLERQVRLVAGAIVLVAVLASIWYPPARYVAGAIGAGLTVAALTNTCAMGMLLARLPYNRGAGCDVDASLTRLSRAGAAR; encoded by the coding sequence ATGCCCCCCACCAATCCGACCATCGACGTCCCCGCCGCCCGGGCCCTGCTCGCCGACAACCCGGACACCCTCGTCGTCGACGTGCGGACCCCGGCCGAGTTCGAGACCGCCCACATCGACGGGGCGATCAACCTGCCGCTCGACCAGGTCGACGCCCACCTGAACCGGATCGTCGCCGACGCCGGCGGCCGGATCCTGCTGATCTGCCAGTCCGGCAACCGGGCCCACCAGGCCTGCGGCAAGCTGGCCCGCGCCGGCCTGGACTCCGCGACCGTGCTGACCGGCGGGATGGGTGCCTGGATCGCCGCCGGCGGACCGGTCAACCGGGGCCGGCAACGCTGGAGCCTGGAACGTCAGGTGCGGCTGGTCGCCGGCGCCATCGTGCTGGTCGCGGTGCTGGCCAGCATCTGGTACCCGCCGGCCCGCTACGTCGCCGGTGCCATCGGCGCCGGGCTGACCGTCGCCGCGCTGACCAACACCTGCGCGATGGGCATGCTGCTGGCCCGGCTGCCGTACAACCGGGGCGCCGGCTGTGACGTCGACGCGTCGCTGACCCGGCTGAGCCGGGCCGGCGCGGCGAGATGA
- a CDS encoding metal-sensitive transcriptional regulator yields the protein MQVEEQTTAEVVKRLRRAEGQIRGIIAMLESGRDCAEVVTQLAAVSRALDRAGFKVIASGLEQCMDPDADATDRKANLEQMEKLFLSLA from the coding sequence ATGCAGGTCGAGGAGCAGACGACCGCCGAGGTCGTCAAGCGGCTACGGCGGGCCGAGGGCCAGATCCGGGGCATCATCGCGATGCTGGAGTCCGGTCGTGACTGCGCCGAGGTGGTCACCCAGCTCGCCGCCGTCTCCCGGGCGCTCGACCGGGCGGGGTTCAAGGTCATCGCGAGCGGGCTCGAACAGTGCATGGACCCCGACGCCGACGCGACCGACCGCAAGGCCAACCTCGAACAGATGGAGAAGCTGTTCCTCTCCCTGGCCTGA
- a CDS encoding MBL fold metallo-hydrolase, translating into MFFAQYYLDCLSQASYLIADESTKRAVVVDPRRDVSEYLADAQAHGFTIEGVVNTHFHADFIAGHLELAARTGAWIGYGQRAEADYPIRKLADGERISLGDVTLEIMETPGHTPESISILVYEHATDPVAYGVLTGDALFIGDVGRPDLLASFGVTAEELGRMLYDSVQHKLMALPDPVRVFPAHGAGSACGKNLSTERSSTIGEQRATNYACAPMDAAQFLAIVTAGQPAAPAYFGYDAVLNRQDHALFDVTAAPTPLSPAEFAAGQAAGAVVVDARDPQEYAAGHLRGALNVPADGRFAETAGSVLTPGTQILVVAPQDREEEIVTRLARIGFDTVAGYLREPEQAFLQMIDQLTRASRLTVAQLAAARAGAHPPVVLDVRNAGERSAGVVDGALHIPLAELSRRIDEVPTDRPVVVHCAGGYRSSVAASVLRAAGHPDVSDLLGGYQAWQAGQAGQAAQSGQTLRQPVGAA; encoded by the coding sequence ATGTTCTTCGCCCAGTACTACCTGGACTGCCTGTCCCAGGCGTCCTACCTCATCGCCGACGAGTCGACGAAACGCGCTGTGGTGGTCGACCCCCGCCGCGACGTCAGCGAGTACCTGGCCGACGCGCAGGCGCACGGGTTCACCATCGAGGGCGTCGTGAACACCCATTTTCACGCCGACTTCATCGCCGGCCACCTGGAGCTCGCCGCGCGCACCGGCGCATGGATCGGCTACGGCCAGCGGGCCGAGGCCGACTACCCGATCCGCAAGCTGGCCGACGGCGAACGGATCAGCCTGGGCGACGTGACCCTGGAGATCATGGAGACCCCGGGGCACACTCCGGAGTCGATCAGCATCCTGGTCTACGAGCACGCCACCGACCCGGTCGCGTACGGGGTGCTCACCGGTGACGCGCTGTTCATCGGCGACGTCGGTCGCCCGGATCTGCTCGCCTCCTTCGGTGTCACCGCCGAGGAGCTGGGCCGGATGCTCTACGACAGCGTGCAGCACAAGCTGATGGCCCTGCCGGATCCGGTGCGGGTCTTCCCGGCCCACGGCGCGGGATCGGCCTGCGGCAAGAACCTGTCCACCGAGCGCTCGTCGACCATCGGTGAGCAGCGGGCCACCAACTACGCGTGCGCCCCGATGGACGCCGCGCAGTTCCTGGCGATCGTCACCGCCGGGCAGCCCGCCGCGCCGGCGTACTTCGGCTACGACGCCGTACTGAACCGTCAGGACCACGCCCTGTTCGACGTCACCGCCGCTCCCACACCGCTGAGCCCGGCGGAGTTCGCCGCCGGTCAGGCCGCCGGCGCCGTCGTGGTCGACGCCCGCGACCCGCAGGAGTACGCCGCCGGCCACCTGCGGGGTGCGCTCAACGTCCCCGCCGACGGCCGGTTCGCCGAGACCGCCGGCAGTGTGCTCACCCCCGGTACGCAGATCCTGGTGGTCGCCCCGCAGGACCGGGAGGAGGAGATCGTCACCCGACTGGCCCGGATCGGCTTCGACACCGTCGCCGGCTACCTGCGCGAGCCTGAGCAGGCGTTCCTGCAGATGATCGACCAGTTGACCCGGGCGAGCCGGCTGACCGTGGCGCAGCTGGCGGCCGCACGCGCCGGCGCGCATCCGCCGGTGGTGCTCGACGTGCGCAACGCCGGGGAGCGCTCCGCCGGGGTCGTCGACGGCGCGCTGCACATCCCGCTGGCCGAGCTGTCCCGGCGCATCGACGAGGTGCCGACCGACCGGCCGGTGGTGGTGCACTGCGCCGGCGGTTACCGCTCCTCGGTGGCGGCCAGTGTGCTGCGGGCCGCCGGTCACCCGGACGTCTCCGATCTGCTCGGCGGCTACCAGGCGTGGCAGGCGGGCCAGGCGGGCCAGGCGGCGCAGTCGGGCCAGACGCTGCGCCAGCCGGTCGGCGCGGCCTGA
- a CDS encoding SPFH domain-containing protein: protein MDIAIAVLVGAIALITVITLIRAVRIVPQQRMDVVERLGRYQRTMTPGLNLLVPFVDTVRAKVDMREQVVSFPPQPVITSDNLVVSIDTVLYFKVVEPRAATYEIANFLQAIEQLTVTTLRNVIGSLDLERALTSREEINRHLSGVLDETTGRWGIKVTRVEIKAIEPPPSIRDSMEKQMRAERDRRAAILTAEGHKQSQILSAEGEKQASVLRADGDRQARILQAEGQAKAIRTVFDAIHQANPSQKVLAYQYLQALPQIANGQANKVWIVPAELTKALEGLGGALGGLSQMVGDAPSQQVDSSAVEREAAEAAEAAAAEAQRVNDEVRAAEQVSSGGNARPAGLPAPEPVPASELLGQFDASQTRPEAERG from the coding sequence ATGGACATAGCGATCGCGGTACTGGTCGGGGCGATCGCCCTGATCACGGTCATCACGTTGATCCGGGCCGTCCGGATCGTGCCACAACAGCGGATGGACGTGGTCGAACGACTCGGCCGTTACCAACGCACCATGACGCCCGGTCTGAACCTGCTGGTCCCGTTCGTCGACACCGTCCGCGCCAAGGTCGACATGCGCGAGCAGGTGGTCAGTTTCCCGCCGCAGCCGGTGATCACCTCCGACAACCTGGTGGTGTCGATCGACACCGTCCTGTACTTCAAGGTGGTCGAGCCGCGCGCCGCCACCTACGAGATCGCCAACTTTTTGCAGGCCATCGAGCAGCTCACCGTCACCACGCTGCGCAACGTGATCGGTTCGCTCGACCTAGAGCGCGCGCTGACCAGCCGGGAGGAGATCAACCGGCACCTGTCCGGGGTCCTCGACGAGACCACCGGCCGGTGGGGCATCAAGGTCACCCGGGTGGAGATCAAGGCGATCGAGCCGCCGCCGAGCATCCGTGACTCGATGGAGAAGCAGATGCGCGCCGAGCGGGACCGCCGCGCCGCGATCCTCACCGCCGAAGGGCACAAGCAGTCGCAGATCCTCTCCGCCGAGGGCGAGAAGCAGGCGTCGGTGCTGCGCGCCGACGGTGACCGGCAGGCCCGGATCCTGCAGGCCGAGGGGCAGGCGAAGGCGATCCGTACCGTCTTCGACGCCATCCACCAGGCCAACCCGAGCCAGAAGGTGCTCGCCTACCAGTACCTGCAGGCGTTGCCGCAGATCGCCAATGGCCAGGCCAACAAGGTGTGGATCGTGCCGGCCGAGCTGACCAAGGCGCTCGAAGGCCTCGGTGGTGCCCTCGGCGGGCTCAGCCAGATGGTCGGCGACGCGCCGTCGCAGCAGGTCGACTCCTCTGCCGTGGAGCGGGAGGCGGCCGAGGCGGCCGAGGCGGCAGCCGCCGAGGCGCAGCGGGTCAACGACGAGGTCCGCGCCGCCGAGCAGGTCAGCAGCGGCGGAAACGCCCGACCGGCCGGGCTGCCCGCGCCGGAGCCGGTGCCCGCCTCCGAACTGCTCGGCCAGTTCGACGCCAGCCAGACCCGACCGGAGGCCGAACGCGGCTGA
- a CDS encoding peroxiredoxin — protein MTTDTTSTAVPEPTRRLPLIGDPAPDFAAESTHGPVRLADYAGRWLVLFSHPADFTPVCTTEFVGFAELADEFAARNVALLGNSVDSVFSHLAWTRSIHEKLGVRIPFPIIADLDMAVSHAYGMLHPNTSGTAAVRAVFVIDPEQVVRAVLYYPMNAGRMIPEILRLIDALQTSDRDGVSCPANWRPGDDVVLGAPRTETDLDARLADDTVKLSDWYLATRPDRGGSGS, from the coding sequence ATGACCACGGACACGACCAGCACCGCCGTACCGGAGCCGACCCGGCGGTTGCCGCTGATCGGCGACCCGGCGCCGGACTTCGCGGCGGAGAGCACCCACGGCCCGGTCCGGCTGGCCGACTACGCCGGCCGTTGGCTGGTGCTGTTCAGTCATCCGGCCGACTTCACCCCGGTCTGCACCACCGAGTTCGTCGGCTTCGCCGAACTGGCCGACGAGTTCGCCGCCCGGAACGTGGCGCTGCTCGGCAACTCGGTGGACTCGGTCTTCAGCCACCTCGCCTGGACCCGGTCGATCCACGAGAAACTGGGCGTGCGGATCCCGTTTCCGATCATCGCCGACCTGGACATGGCGGTGTCCCACGCGTACGGGATGCTGCACCCGAACACCTCCGGTACGGCGGCGGTCCGGGCGGTCTTCGTCATCGACCCCGAGCAGGTGGTCCGGGCGGTGCTCTACTACCCGATGAACGCGGGTCGGATGATCCCGGAGATCCTGCGGCTGATCGACGCGCTGCAGACCTCGGACCGGGACGGCGTGTCCTGCCCGGCCAACTGGCGCCCCGGGGACGACGTGGTGCTCGGTGCACCACGGACCGAAACCGACCTGGATGCCCGGTTGGCCGACGATACGGTCAAACTGTCCGACTGGTATCTGGCAACTCGACCGGACCGGGGCGGATCCGGTTCCTGA
- a CDS encoding serine hydrolase domain-containing protein: MIDTAVAETQSYGRAPSVVLGVLRGRRLVHVASAGDHPSPHPDLQYRIGSITKTLTATLVLRLRDAGRLDLDDRLRDHLPDTPFERITLRQLLGHAAGLQREPDSDGWWERTTGTDVATLLAGLGPDKVAFPPHRTYHYSNLAYGLLGAALHRITGTPWSELVATDLLDPLGMTRTTYHPTAPYAAGYVVHPWHGTLREEPRTDTGAMAPAGQLWSTVDDLSRWAAFLADPDPAVLDPDTMAEMCLPVAINDPQRWTGGHGLGPELYRVGERVFAGHGGSMPGYVALLAVHRATGTGVVAFANSYGFTQGTIRELGLRVLAGVLDREPAAPRPWRPGTPPPAEIDAICGRWWWMGREMQLSWNADAAELVLTLLGPVQPVTSRFAAAGVDRWQGRSGAQQGEILTVRRGPTGTPTALDLATFVLTRDPDDLG; encoded by the coding sequence ATGATCGACACTGCGGTCGCCGAGACCCAGTCGTACGGCCGGGCACCCTCCGTCGTCCTCGGCGTGCTCCGGGGCCGGCGGCTGGTGCACGTCGCATCCGCCGGTGACCACCCGTCACCCCACCCCGACCTGCAGTACCGGATCGGCTCGATCACCAAGACCCTCACCGCCACCCTGGTGCTGCGGCTCCGCGACGCCGGTCGGCTCGACCTCGACGACCGGCTCCGCGACCACCTGCCCGACACCCCGTTCGAGCGGATCACCCTGCGCCAGCTCCTCGGCCACGCCGCCGGCCTGCAACGCGAACCGGACAGCGACGGCTGGTGGGAACGCACCACCGGCACCGACGTCGCCACCCTGCTGGCCGGGCTCGGACCGGACAAGGTGGCCTTCCCGCCGCACCGCACGTACCACTACTCGAACCTGGCGTACGGACTGCTCGGTGCCGCTCTGCACCGGATCACCGGCACGCCGTGGAGCGAACTGGTCGCCACCGACCTCCTCGACCCGCTCGGCATGACCCGCACCACCTACCACCCCACCGCCCCGTACGCCGCCGGCTACGTGGTGCACCCGTGGCACGGCACGCTGCGCGAGGAGCCCCGTACCGACACCGGAGCGATGGCCCCCGCCGGCCAGCTCTGGTCCACCGTCGACGACCTGAGCCGGTGGGCGGCGTTCCTCGCCGACCCGGACCCGGCGGTGCTCGACCCCGACACGATGGCGGAGATGTGCCTACCGGTCGCGATCAACGACCCGCAGCGGTGGACCGGCGGCCACGGGCTCGGTCCCGAGCTGTACCGGGTCGGGGAGCGGGTCTTCGCCGGGCACGGCGGTTCGATGCCCGGGTACGTGGCGCTGCTCGCCGTACACCGCGCCACCGGCACCGGCGTGGTCGCCTTCGCCAACTCGTACGGGTTCACCCAGGGCACCATTCGTGAGCTGGGGCTGCGGGTGCTGGCCGGAGTGCTCGACCGGGAACCGGCCGCGCCTCGTCCGTGGCGGCCGGGCACCCCGCCGCCGGCGGAGATCGACGCGATCTGCGGTCGGTGGTGGTGGATGGGGCGGGAGATGCAGCTCTCCTGGAACGCCGACGCCGCCGAGCTGGTCCTCACCCTGCTCGGGCCGGTGCAGCCGGTGACGTCGCGGTTCGCCGCAGCGGGCGTGGACCGCTGGCAGGGCCGCAGCGGCGCCCAGCAGGGCGAGATCCTCACCGTACGGCGTGGCCCGACCGGCACCCCGACGGCGCTGGACCTGGCCACCTTCGTCCTCACCCGCGACCCGGACGACCTCGGCTGA
- a CDS encoding PucR family transcriptional regulator: MFPTVGEVLALEPVRHGGPRVVAAEERLDRLVRWVHVTEVPDIASLLRGGELVLTTGIGLPADDAGLRAFVAELADVGVAGLVVELGRRYHGGVPKVMVAAAARHGLPLVELRRATPFVLITEAVHALIVDAQLAQLRATEEIHQRFTELSVEGAEAAEVVRQAAELAGAPVVLENLARRVLAYHSAGENARLLLDGWEQHSRRIQPAGRTAYHADTGWLVTMVGARGQDWGRLLLRCPGAGPDGAGGPDGAGGPPTRLSILLERAASTLALGRLIRRDADGLERQIHRTLLTALLDGSQPADEVAVRARALGVDLDRRHLVGLVVRFRDPDPDPAAGPAVAAEAGAELVARPASAAAAEAVQARLRDLAESVGLAVREAGLAGLTSPLDDHAVGVLLAVRTAALADAALDNFLAALRRLRRSEPAPVVVAAGSGVDGIREARRTLVEARQVAEAGRRDRRADQVLRLPDVGLTGLLYLLREEPRLQVFVERELGALLAYEARHPREQLLATLRAYLEHGRNKSAAAAAVHLSRPAFYERLTRLARILDADLESVQVCLSLHVALLALEAVRARPLA; this comes from the coding sequence GTGTTCCCTACCGTCGGCGAGGTGCTGGCTCTCGAACCGGTCCGGCACGGCGGCCCCCGGGTGGTGGCGGCCGAGGAACGCCTGGACCGGCTGGTCCGCTGGGTGCACGTGACCGAGGTGCCGGACATCGCCAGCCTGCTGCGCGGTGGTGAGCTGGTGCTCACCACCGGGATCGGGTTGCCGGCCGACGACGCGGGGCTGCGGGCCTTCGTCGCCGAGCTGGCCGACGTCGGCGTCGCCGGACTGGTGGTCGAGCTGGGGCGCCGCTACCACGGTGGGGTGCCCAAGGTGATGGTCGCCGCCGCCGCCCGGCACGGGCTGCCGCTGGTCGAGCTGCGCCGGGCGACGCCGTTCGTGCTGATCACCGAGGCGGTGCACGCGCTGATCGTGGATGCCCAGTTGGCGCAGCTGCGAGCCACCGAGGAGATCCACCAGCGGTTCACCGAACTGTCGGTCGAGGGCGCGGAGGCCGCCGAGGTGGTCCGGCAGGCGGCGGAGCTGGCCGGCGCCCCGGTGGTGCTGGAGAACCTGGCCCGGCGGGTGCTGGCGTACCACAGCGCGGGGGAGAACGCCCGGTTGCTGCTCGACGGCTGGGAGCAGCATTCGCGGCGGATCCAGCCGGCGGGGCGGACGGCGTACCACGCCGACACCGGCTGGCTGGTGACCATGGTCGGCGCGCGGGGTCAGGACTGGGGTCGGCTGCTGCTGCGTTGCCCCGGTGCGGGGCCGGACGGGGCAGGCGGGCCGGACGGGGCGGGTGGGCCGCCGACGCGGCTGTCGATCCTGTTGGAGCGGGCGGCGTCGACGTTGGCGTTGGGGCGGCTGATCCGCCGCGACGCCGACGGGCTGGAGCGGCAGATCCACCGTACGCTGCTGACCGCCCTGCTCGACGGCTCGCAGCCGGCCGACGAGGTGGCAGTGCGGGCCCGGGCGCTCGGCGTCGACCTGGACCGCCGTCACCTGGTCGGGCTGGTCGTCCGGTTCCGGGATCCGGATCCGGATCCGGCTGCGGGGCCGGCCGTGGCCGCCGAGGCGGGAGCGGAGCTCGTCGCCCGGCCGGCGTCGGCCGCCGCCGCCGAGGCGGTCCAGGCCCGGCTGCGCGATCTCGCGGAGTCGGTCGGTCTCGCGGTGCGCGAGGCCGGGCTGGCCGGGCTGACCAGCCCGCTGGACGATCACGCCGTCGGCGTGCTGCTGGCGGTACGCACGGCGGCGCTCGCCGACGCCGCGCTGGACAACTTCCTGGCGGCGTTGCGCCGGTTGCGCCGTTCGGAGCCGGCGCCCGTGGTGGTGGCGGCCGGCAGCGGGGTCGACGGCATCCGGGAGGCGCGTCGGACGTTGGTGGAGGCCCGGCAGGTGGCTGAGGCGGGGCGGCGGGACCGGCGGGCCGATCAGGTGCTGCGGCTGCCGGACGTCGGCCTGACCGGACTGCTGTATCTGTTGCGGGAGGAACCCCGGTTGCAGGTGTTCGTCGAGCGGGAGCTGGGTGCGCTGTTGGCGTACGAGGCGCGGCACCCTCGGGAGCAGCTGCTGGCGACGTTGCGCGCGTACCTGGAGCATGGCCGCAACAAGTCGGCGGCGGCTGCGGCGGTGCATCTGTCCCGGCCGGCCTTCTATGAACGGTTGACCCGGCTGGCGCGGATCCTCGACGCCGACCTGGAGTCGGTGCAGGTGTGCCTGTCGCTGCACGTGGCGTTGCTGGCGTTGGAGGCGGTCCGGGCGCGCCCGCTGGCCTGA
- a CDS encoding NfeD family protein: MEPVLWIVLGVVLAIAELFTATLFLVMFAAGAFAAAVAAALGAPVAAQALVFAAVSALTVLAVRPVIQRHRTAALTSGDEPFGVAAIEGATALVLEQVDADGGQVKIDGELWSARSYDGIGVFTPGQRVRVIEVKGVTALVWRDDVIGGDVIGGDATGGDLTGGDAR, translated from the coding sequence GTGGAACCCGTCCTGTGGATCGTATTGGGCGTCGTGCTCGCGATCGCGGAGTTGTTCACCGCGACGCTGTTCCTCGTCATGTTCGCCGCCGGCGCGTTCGCAGCGGCGGTCGCGGCGGCCCTGGGGGCACCGGTCGCCGCACAGGCCCTGGTCTTCGCCGCGGTCTCCGCGTTGACCGTGCTCGCCGTCCGGCCGGTCATCCAGCGGCACCGCACGGCGGCGCTGACCAGCGGCGACGAGCCGTTCGGAGTCGCGGCGATCGAGGGCGCCACGGCGCTGGTGCTGGAGCAGGTCGACGCCGACGGCGGCCAGGTCAAGATCGACGGAGAGCTGTGGAGCGCCCGGTCCTACGACGGGATCGGGGTCTTCACCCCCGGACAACGGGTACGGGTCATCGAGGTCAAGGGCGTCACCGCCCTGGTCTGGCGCGACGACGTCATCGGCGGCGACGTCATCGGCGGCGACGCCACCGGCGGTGACCTGACCGGCGGCGACGCGCGGTAG
- a CDS encoding MBL fold metallo-hydrolase, with protein sequence MELVSFRTPGLGDQSYLLIHEGKGVLVDPQRDIDRFLDAAAERDVDLRFVLETHLHNDYVSGGPQVARRTGAELVLPAGAAPTYRHTPAFHLEDIKADNLTLRPVHTPGHTPEHTSYVVLIDDEPVAVFSGGSLLVAAAGRPDLLGADRARTLARLQHGSLHRLAGLPRAVELLPTHGEGSFCTTTGAGRFTSTIGDEVDTNPLLGIGDPEAFADRLLAAPMPIPAFYQYMGPANIRGGEPMPPVAVPEIAATALPTDDGTQLLDIRPRPAQAAGLVPGSVGITLTDDFGSWAGWLLPYGTPLVLIAAPDQDVTEAVVQLARIGLDTVRAVHRPAADADLGPGYELLDIDTFRQRLTAPDAQLLDVRMPNERAQASWPGAVERFLADLVTDGIPAALDPQRPVLVACGTGRRAAIAASLLVRAGYRVAVLDGAGVADLVDS encoded by the coding sequence GTGGAACTCGTTTCTTTCCGTACCCCAGGCCTCGGCGACCAGTCCTACCTCCTGATCCACGAGGGAAAAGGGGTACTGGTCGACCCACAACGTGACATCGACCGGTTCCTCGACGCCGCCGCCGAACGCGACGTCGACCTCCGGTTCGTCCTGGAAACGCACCTGCACAACGACTACGTCTCCGGCGGCCCCCAGGTGGCCCGGCGCACCGGCGCCGAGCTGGTCCTGCCGGCCGGGGCCGCACCGACCTACCGGCACACCCCCGCCTTCCACCTCGAGGACATCAAGGCCGACAACCTCACCCTGCGTCCCGTGCACACCCCCGGGCACACCCCGGAACACACCAGCTACGTGGTGCTGATCGACGACGAACCGGTCGCCGTCTTCTCCGGCGGCAGCCTGCTCGTCGCCGCCGCCGGGCGACCCGACCTGCTCGGTGCCGACCGGGCCCGCACCCTGGCCCGGCTGCAACACGGGTCCCTGCACCGGCTGGCCGGCCTGCCCCGGGCCGTCGAACTGCTGCCGACCCACGGCGAAGGCTCGTTCTGCACCACCACCGGCGCCGGTCGGTTCACCTCCACCATCGGTGACGAGGTCGACACCAACCCGCTGCTGGGCATCGGCGACCCGGAGGCCTTCGCCGACCGGCTGCTCGCCGCGCCGATGCCGATACCGGCCTTCTACCAGTACATGGGCCCGGCCAACATCCGCGGCGGCGAGCCGATGCCGCCGGTCGCCGTGCCCGAGATCGCCGCCACCGCGCTGCCGACCGACGACGGCACCCAGCTGCTGGACATCCGGCCCCGTCCGGCCCAGGCCGCCGGCCTGGTCCCCGGCTCGGTCGGGATCACCCTCACCGACGACTTCGGCAGCTGGGCCGGCTGGCTGCTGCCGTACGGCACCCCGCTGGTCCTGATCGCCGCACCCGACCAGGACGTCACCGAGGCCGTCGTCCAGTTGGCCCGCATCGGGCTCGACACCGTGCGGGCCGTCCACCGGCCGGCCGCCGACGCCGACCTCGGCCCCGGGTACGAACTGCTCGACATCGACACCTTCCGGCAGCGGCTGACCGCGCCCGACGCCCAACTGCTCGACGTACGGATGCCGAACGAACGCGCGCAGGCCAGCTGGCCCGGCGCGGTCGAACGCTTCCTCGCCGACCTGGTCACCGACGGCATCCCCGCCGCCCTCGACCCGCAGCGGCCGGTCCTGGTCGCCTGCGGCACCGGCCGGCGGGCCGCCATCGCCGCCAGCCTGCTGGTCCGCGCCGGCTACCGCGTGGCAGTCCTCGACGGTGCCGGCGTCGCCGACCTCGTCGACAGCTGA
- a CDS encoding RNA methyltransferase — MPVAEITDADDDRIADYRALTDVELRTRWEPPNGLFIAEGELVIERALRAGYRPRSVLIDAKRLDQLVELPEQTPVYAATPAVLESITGFHVHRGVLASFHRRPLPALDEVLATARRLVVCEGINTHTNLGALFRSAAALGMDAVVLSPTCADPLYRRSVRVSMGEVFAVPYARATAWPAALATIRTAGFHLLAMTPTPDAVAVQRLDAGQRARPALLLGAEGPGLSTAAIQAADVRVSVPMRRGVDSLNVATAAAVAFWELCRDDPP, encoded by the coding sequence GTGCCAGTAGCGGAGATCACCGACGCCGACGACGACCGGATAGCGGACTACCGGGCCCTGACCGACGTCGAGCTGCGGACCCGGTGGGAGCCGCCGAACGGACTGTTCATCGCCGAAGGCGAACTGGTCATCGAGCGGGCCCTGCGGGCCGGCTACCGACCACGGTCGGTGCTGATCGACGCCAAACGCCTCGACCAGCTGGTCGAGCTGCCGGAGCAGACGCCGGTCTACGCGGCCACCCCGGCGGTGCTGGAGTCGATCACCGGTTTCCACGTGCACCGGGGAGTGCTGGCCTCGTTCCACCGCCGTCCGCTGCCGGCGCTCGACGAGGTCCTCGCCACTGCCCGTCGGCTGGTGGTCTGCGAAGGCATCAACACGCACACCAACCTCGGCGCGCTGTTCCGCAGCGCGGCGGCACTCGGGATGGACGCGGTGGTGCTCTCCCCAACCTGTGCGGATCCGCTGTACCGGCGGTCGGTACGGGTCAGCATGGGTGAGGTCTTCGCGGTGCCGTACGCCCGGGCGACAGCCTGGCCGGCGGCGCTGGCCACCATCCGTACCGCCGGGTTCCACCTGCTCGCGATGACGCCGACGCCGGACGCGGTGGCCGTGCAGCGGCTCGACGCCGGCCAGCGGGCCCGCCCGGCCCTGCTGCTCGGCGCGGAAGGGCCGGGGCTCAGCACGGCGGCGATCCAGGCCGCCGACGTACGGGTGTCGGTGCCGATGCGGCGCGGGGTCGATTCGCTCAACGTGGCCACGGCGGCGGCGGTGGCGTTCTGGGAACTGTGCCGCGACGACCCGCCCTGA